Proteins encoded by one window of Roseibium sp. Sym1:
- a CDS encoding DEAD/DEAH box helicase — protein sequence MTELTSVAPALKAALAKRGYESLTPVQESVLTDAPPEADLLVSAQTGSGKTVAFGLALAPTLLGEDDQLGQAAAPVALAIAPTRELALQVKEELTWLYADAGAVTTSCVGGMDPRTERRALERGAHIVVGTPGRLRDHIERGALDLSELKAVVLDEADEMLDMGFREDLEFILDAAPSSRRTLMFSATVPRPIAELAKRFQKDAVRLSTINAREQHVDIDYVAHPVAPNERENALINVLRLHDAEKAIVFCSTREAVSRLTSRLANRGFSIVSLSGELSQEQRSNALAAMKDGRARVCVATDVAARGIDLPNLDLVIHADLPTGKAALLHRSGRTGRAGRKGTCVLMVPFPRRRQAERVLHFAGITATWKGAPTSDDIRAKDKERLLADPALTVELEEEERAIALELLSLHSPEQLAAAFVKLRQSRLPAPEEVSDLDESSLRGRDAGSKGGRSAEITGKFEDGIWFSLSLGHRQRAEPRWILPMICRAGHVTKKEVGAIKIFQNELYFEIAGSHGQRFNEVIKRDGTGEDNVTITLLDARGGKVPSPPKESGFRRDRSGPPPKRRPRGGDAPDYESMGREDSLKPDRPKRGHKDRFDGPRGKKRRHGDDDATPHHPAYEPLDMKALARDLDGNDRPPRKARHDEAGDGERRKPRSRAGAKPAPGKKKAVKKNKPSRSERKAAKAKS from the coding sequence ATGACCGAATTGACTTCCGTCGCCCCGGCCCTCAAGGCCGCGCTGGCGAAACGGGGCTATGAAAGCCTCACACCCGTCCAGGAAAGTGTCCTCACCGATGCGCCGCCCGAGGCGGACCTGCTGGTGTCCGCCCAGACAGGTTCCGGCAAGACCGTGGCCTTCGGCCTGGCGCTCGCACCGACCCTGCTCGGCGAAGACGACCAACTCGGCCAGGCGGCCGCGCCCGTGGCTCTTGCCATCGCCCCGACCCGTGAACTTGCCCTGCAGGTCAAGGAAGAGCTGACCTGGCTATACGCCGATGCCGGCGCCGTCACCACGTCCTGCGTTGGCGGCATGGACCCCCGCACCGAACGGCGCGCGCTTGAGCGCGGCGCGCATATCGTGGTCGGCACGCCCGGCCGCCTGCGCGACCACATCGAACGCGGTGCGCTGGATCTGTCGGAACTGAAGGCCGTCGTCCTCGACGAAGCGGACGAAATGCTCGACATGGGCTTCCGGGAAGACCTGGAATTCATCCTGGATGCAGCGCCGTCCAGCCGGCGCACCCTGATGTTCTCCGCCACCGTGCCCCGTCCGATCGCCGAACTGGCCAAACGCTTCCAGAAGGATGCCGTGCGCCTGTCGACCATCAATGCCCGCGAGCAGCATGTCGACATCGACTATGTGGCCCACCCGGTCGCCCCGAACGAGCGTGAAAACGCCCTGATCAACGTGCTGCGTCTGCATGATGCGGAAAAGGCGATCGTGTTCTGCTCGACCCGCGAAGCCGTCAGCCGGCTGACGTCGCGCCTGGCCAACCGCGGTTTTTCCATCGTCTCGCTCTCCGGCGAACTCAGCCAGGAACAGCGCTCCAACGCCCTGGCCGCGATGAAGGACGGCCGGGCCCGGGTTTGCGTCGCCACCGACGTTGCCGCCCGGGGCATCGACCTGCCGAACCTGGATCTTGTCATTCACGCCGACCTGCCGACCGGCAAGGCCGCGCTGCTGCACCGCTCCGGCCGGACCGGCCGCGCCGGGCGCAAGGGGACGTGCGTGCTGATGGTGCCGTTCCCGCGCCGCCGCCAGGCCGAGCGTGTCCTGCATTTCGCAGGCATCACCGCGACCTGGAAAGGCGCGCCGACCTCCGACGACATCCGTGCCAAGGACAAGGAAAGGCTTCTGGCCGATCCGGCCCTGACCGTGGAACTCGAGGAAGAAGAACGCGCGATCGCCCTGGAACTGCTGTCCCTGCACAGCCCGGAACAGCTCGCCGCCGCCTTCGTCAAGCTGCGCCAGTCGCGTCTGCCGGCACCGGAAGAGGTCTCCGATCTCGACGAGAGTTCGCTTCGCGGCCGCGACGCCGGCTCGAAGGGCGGACGCAGCGCCGAAATCACCGGCAAGTTCGAGGACGGCATCTGGTTCTCGCTGTCGCTCGGCCACCGTCAGCGCGCCGAACCGCGCTGGATCCTGCCGATGATCTGCCGTGCCGGGCATGTCACCAAGAAGGAAGTCGGCGCGATCAAGATCTTCCAGAACGAGCTCTATTTCGAGATCGCCGGCAGCCATGGCCAGCGCTTCAACGAAGTCATCAAGCGCGACGGCACCGGCGAGGACAATGTCACCATCACGCTGCTCGACGCACGCGGCGGCAAGGTGCCGTCCCCACCGAAGGAAAGCGGTTTCCGCCGCGACCGCTCGGGTCCGCCGCCCAAGCGCCGTCCGCGCGGCGGCGATGCTCCGGACTATGAAAGCATGGGCCGCGAAGACAGCCTGAAACCCGACCGGCCGAAACGTGGCCACAAGGACAGGTTCGATGGTCCGCGCGGCAAGAAGCGCCGCCACGGCGACGACGATGCCACCCCGCATCACCCCGCCTACGAGCCGCTCGACATGAAGGCGCTGGCACGGGATCTCGACGGCAACGACCGTCCGCCCCGCAAGGCCCGGCACGACGAAGCGGGCGACGGCGAGCGCCGCAAGCCGCGCAGCCGGGCGGGCGCGAAGCCCGCGCCCGGCAAGAAGAAGGCGGTGAAGAAAAACAAGCCGTCACGCTCCGAACGCAAGGCGGCCAAAGCCAAGTCCTGA
- a CDS encoding DUF4440 domain-containing protein encodes MADDGGFERAGNGSANGAGASANGDAEEAIAQLFDDYQAGFNDYDIDRICDCFALPTIIWQHEKGHVFNDDEELIENIEALLKALEKEGVSHSDFHVASSHVSGSTALVTLDWTQESSDGEAVFEFTCHYQLIQDGADWMIAGIVNE; translated from the coding sequence ATGGCGGACGACGGTGGATTTGAAAGGGCCGGTAACGGCTCGGCCAATGGCGCCGGAGCCAGCGCCAATGGCGACGCGGAAGAAGCGATCGCGCAGCTCTTTGATGACTACCAGGCCGGCTTCAACGATTACGACATCGACCGGATCTGCGACTGCTTTGCGCTGCCGACGATTATCTGGCAGCACGAAAAGGGCCATGTCTTCAATGACGACGAGGAGCTGATCGAAAACATCGAGGCCCTCTTGAAGGCGCTGGAAAAGGAAGGCGTCAGCCATTCCGATTTTCACGTCGCCTCCAGCCACGTCAGTGGATCCACCGCGCTGGTCACCCTGGACTGGACGCAGGAAAGTTCGGACGGTGAGGCGGTGTTCGAATTCACCTGCCATTATCAGCTGATCCAGGACGGGGCAGACTGGATGATTGCCGGCATCGTCAACGAATAG
- a CDS encoding ligase-associated DNA damage response exonuclease: MSELLTLTPEGLYAPEADAHIDPVRPVDKAIITHGHADHARAGHGAVLATRQTLDIMAIRYGEDFCGQAQEIGYGERLTLGGVEVSLHPAGHVLGSAQVLLNATGQRTVVSGDYKRQADPTCAPFELVPCDTFVTEATFGLPVFRHPLASDEIAKLLSSLELFPEQTHLVGAYALGKAQRVIGELRAAGYTKTIYLHGALEKLTAYYESQGITLGPVEPVGKRGRELAGEIVLCPPGQLADRWARRFGDPVTAMSSGWMRVRARARQRGAELPLILSDHADWDDLCRTILETGAEQIWVTHGAEEALVHWCELNGRKARPLNMIGYDDGEEADSGMVASG; encoded by the coding sequence ATGTCCGAGCTCCTCACCCTGACGCCCGAAGGCCTCTATGCGCCGGAGGCCGATGCCCATATCGACCCGGTGCGGCCGGTCGACAAGGCCATCATCACGCATGGCCATGCCGACCATGCCCGGGCCGGACACGGCGCCGTGCTGGCGACCCGGCAGACACTCGACATCATGGCGATCCGTTACGGCGAAGATTTCTGCGGTCAGGCACAGGAAATCGGCTATGGCGAAAGGCTCACGCTCGGCGGTGTCGAGGTGTCACTGCATCCGGCCGGCCATGTGCTTGGCTCCGCCCAGGTCCTGCTCAACGCTACGGGACAGCGCACGGTCGTCTCCGGTGATTACAAGCGCCAGGCGGATCCGACCTGCGCGCCCTTCGAGTTGGTCCCCTGCGACACCTTCGTGACCGAGGCGACATTCGGCCTGCCGGTGTTTCGCCACCCGCTGGCCTCGGATGAGATCGCCAAGTTGCTTTCCTCGCTTGAGCTGTTCCCGGAACAGACCCATCTGGTCGGCGCCTATGCGCTCGGCAAGGCACAGCGGGTGATCGGAGAACTCAGGGCGGCGGGTTACACGAAAACCATCTATTTGCATGGCGCCCTGGAAAAGCTGACGGCCTATTACGAAAGCCAGGGGATCACGCTCGGGCCGGTCGAACCGGTCGGAAAACGCGGCAGGGAGCTGGCCGGGGAAATCGTGCTCTGCCCGCCCGGCCAGCTCGCCGACCGCTGGGCCCGGCGTTTCGGCGATCCGGTCACCGCCATGTCGTCCGGCTGGATGCGGGTGCGCGCCCGGGCGCGCCAGCGGGGCGCGGAACTGCCGCTGATCCTCTCCGACCACGCCGACTGGGACGATCTGTGCCGCACGATCCTGGAAACCGGGGCCGAACAGATCTGGGTCACACACGGAGCCGAAGAGGCCCTTGTCCACTGGTGCGAATTGAATGGACGAAAGGCCCGCCCGCTCAATATGATAGGCTATGACGACGGCGAGGAAGCCGATTCCGGGATGGTTGCCAGCGGCTGA
- a CDS encoding DUF4189 domain-containing protein — protein sequence MKSIAFAGLLTAAILFAGSAANASESLSYRCNLGNQFVFVQTIPEEGRAVLEDINGNTSLVPDGRGGYFNDAEEISFEPDTKSRLWLGDVSHPCQLATADVGIKSSGGGAHLNAQGQSLGGKLRAGPGMSFPQTGSLSEGTWITILANSGVRMDGYDWFEVATDTGQRGFQWGGIMCSNGQQLAGTFQACRAQAAAPRSGTQVAQGRGWMAFALAPGGAFGHGAAPTKGGAEQYAMQYCGNAQCRIADTTQARCHALAVSPNSNGIGAGDSEQAAINFAMGRCSNNGARGCTVKYSYCQ from the coding sequence TTGAAATCGATTGCTTTTGCCGGGCTGCTGACCGCAGCCATCTTGTTTGCCGGCAGCGCTGCCAATGCATCGGAAAGCCTGTCTTACCGGTGCAATCTCGGGAACCAGTTTGTCTTCGTGCAGACAATCCCTGAAGAAGGGCGCGCCGTCCTGGAGGATATCAACGGAAACACCTCGCTGGTTCCCGATGGGCGCGGGGGGTATTTCAATGACGCAGAGGAGATTTCCTTCGAACCCGACACCAAGTCCAGGCTGTGGCTCGGAGACGTATCCCATCCCTGCCAGCTGGCAACGGCCGATGTGGGCATCAAATCCAGTGGTGGCGGTGCGCACCTGAATGCGCAGGGCCAGTCGCTCGGAGGCAAACTGCGTGCCGGGCCGGGCATGAGCTTTCCGCAAACCGGCAGTCTTTCGGAAGGCACATGGATCACGATCCTGGCCAATTCCGGCGTCCGGATGGACGGATATGACTGGTTCGAAGTTGCGACGGATACCGGTCAGCGCGGTTTCCAGTGGGGCGGCATCATGTGCTCCAACGGCCAGCAGCTCGCCGGAACATTCCAGGCCTGCCGGGCTCAGGCGGCTGCCCCGCGATCGGGAACGCAGGTGGCTCAGGGCCGCGGATGGATGGCATTCGCGCTTGCGCCCGGTGGTGCCTTCGGCCACGGCGCGGCGCCGACCAAAGGAGGAGCTGAGCAGTATGCCATGCAGTATTGCGGCAACGCGCAGTGCCGGATCGCCGACACCACACAGGCAAGATGCCATGCGCTGGCGGTATCACCCAACAGCAACGGCATCGGTGCGGGCGACAGTGAACAGGCGGCGATCAATTTCGCCATGGGCAGGTGCTCCAACAACGGCGCGAGAGGGTGCACAGTCAAATACAGTTATTGCCAGTAG
- a CDS encoding ligase-associated DNA damage response DEXH box helicase, which translates to MDAALLPNRFQSWFAARGWAPRPHQLQLIDHLSAGHSTLLIAPTGAGKTLAGFLPSLVELEARGKRKPGAAGSGIHTLYISPLKALAVDIARNLEAPVCEMGLPVKLETRTGDTPSHKRQRQKLNPPDILLTTPEQIALLLSDPASARLFASLKTVILDELHALVTSKRGDLLALGLARLRRLAPGLRTIGLSATVAEPDDLRAYLVDQPEPEARALSHVVEVSGGAQPDISILDSEERVPWSGHSSRYAVRDIYELIKKHNVSLLFVNTRSQAEMVFQELWRINDDTLPIALHHGSLDVGQRRKVEAAMASGTLRAVVATSSLDMGIDWGDIDLVINIGAPKGASRLAQRIGRANHRMDEPSKAILIPSNRFEVLECQAALAASKRGIQDTPPLRQGALDVLAQHLLGLACADPLDALATFEEIRSSETYRHLDWETFEKVLDFVATGGYALKSYDQYAKLRKGKDGLWRISHPKIAQQYRLNVGTIVEAPMLKVRLVRSKADGRRTPVGRGGRVLGEMEEYFLEQMAPGDTFLFGGEVVRFEGLRENEAYVSRTRSDNPMIPSYMGGKFPLSTYLAEGVRTMLATPSSWKALPDQVSDWLEIQRDKSVLPAKDGLLVETFPRANKHYMVCYPFEGRLAHQTLGMLLTKRLERLGARPLGFVANDYALSVWGLGDLSLLFASGKIPLDQLFEEDILGDDLDAWLAESSLMKRTFRNCAVIAGLIERRHPGQEKTGRQVTVSSDLIYDVLRAHEPDHILLKATWNDAAEGLLDISRLGELLARIRGRITHTGLPHVSPLAVPILLEIGKEPVYGEAIDTLLADAAEELILEAME; encoded by the coding sequence ATGGACGCCGCATTGCTTCCCAACCGATTCCAGAGCTGGTTTGCCGCGCGGGGCTGGGCGCCGCGGCCGCATCAGCTGCAGCTGATCGATCATCTTTCGGCGGGGCACTCGACGCTGCTGATCGCCCCGACCGGCGCCGGCAAGACGCTGGCCGGGTTCCTGCCGAGCCTGGTCGAGCTGGAGGCACGCGGCAAGCGCAAGCCGGGCGCGGCCGGAAGCGGCATTCACACGCTCTACATCTCGCCCCTGAAGGCGCTCGCCGTCGACATTGCCCGCAACCTGGAAGCCCCGGTCTGCGAAATGGGCCTGCCGGTGAAGCTCGAAACCCGCACCGGCGACACGCCCTCGCACAAGCGCCAGCGGCAGAAACTCAACCCGCCGGATATCCTGCTGACCACGCCGGAACAGATCGCCCTGCTCCTGTCCGACCCGGCCTCCGCGCGGCTGTTCGCCTCGCTGAAGACCGTCATCCTGGACGAGCTGCACGCACTGGTCACCTCCAAGCGCGGCGATCTTCTGGCGCTCGGCCTCGCCCGGCTGCGCCGTCTGGCACCGGGGCTCAGGACCATAGGACTGTCGGCGACCGTCGCCGAACCGGATGACCTGAGGGCCTATCTGGTCGACCAGCCGGAACCGGAGGCACGCGCTCTTTCCCATGTGGTCGAGGTTTCCGGGGGCGCCCAGCCGGACATTTCGATCCTCGACAGCGAGGAACGCGTGCCCTGGTCCGGCCATTCCTCGCGCTATGCCGTCCGCGACATCTATGAACTGATCAAGAAGCACAATGTCTCCCTGCTGTTCGTCAACACGCGCAGCCAGGCGGAAATGGTGTTCCAGGAACTCTGGCGCATCAACGACGACACGCTGCCGATCGCGCTCCATCACGGTTCGCTCGATGTCGGCCAGAGGCGCAAGGTGGAGGCGGCCATGGCTTCCGGAACCCTGCGGGCGGTGGTCGCGACGTCCTCGCTCGACATGGGCATCGACTGGGGCGACATCGACCTTGTCATCAATATCGGCGCTCCCAAAGGGGCCAGCCGTCTGGCACAGCGCATCGGCCGCGCCAATCACCGCATGGACGAACCGTCCAAGGCAATCCTGATCCCCTCCAACCGCTTCGAGGTACTGGAATGCCAGGCGGCTCTGGCGGCCTCGAAACGGGGCATCCAGGACACGCCGCCGCTGCGCCAGGGTGCCCTCGACGTCCTGGCCCAGCACCTGCTCGGCCTCGCCTGCGCCGATCCGCTCGATGCGCTGGCGACCTTCGAAGAGATCCGCTCGTCGGAGACCTACCGGCACCTGGACTGGGAGACGTTCGAGAAGGTGCTCGATTTTGTCGCCACCGGCGGCTACGCCCTGAAGAGCTACGATCAATACGCCAAGCTCCGGAAAGGCAAGGACGGGCTCTGGCGCATTTCCCATCCGAAGATCGCTCAGCAATACAGGCTGAATGTCGGCACCATCGTCGAGGCGCCGATGCTGAAAGTGCGGCTGGTGCGCTCCAAGGCCGACGGGCGGCGCACGCCGGTCGGCCGCGGCGGCCGGGTGCTCGGCGAGATGGAGGAATATTTCCTGGAACAGATGGCGCCGGGCGACACGTTCCTCTTCGGCGGCGAAGTGGTGCGCTTCGAGGGCCTGCGCGAAAACGAGGCCTATGTCTCGCGCACCAGGTCCGACAACCCGATGATCCCGTCCTATATGGGCGGCAAGTTTCCGCTCTCCACCTATCTCGCAGAGGGTGTCAGGACGATGCTGGCAACGCCATCCTCCTGGAAAGCCCTGCCGGACCAGGTCAGCGACTGGCTGGAAATCCAGCGGGACAAATCGGTCCTGCCGGCGAAGGACGGCCTCCTGGTGGAAACCTTCCCGCGCGCCAACAAGCATTACATGGTCTGCTACCCGTTCGAGGGCCGTCTGGCGCACCAGACCCTCGGCATGCTGCTGACCAAGCGGCTGGAACGGCTCGGCGCCCGCCCCCTCGGCTTCGTCGCCAATGACTATGCGCTGTCGGTCTGGGGACTTGGCGACCTGTCGCTCTTGTTCGCGTCCGGCAAGATCCCGCTCGACCAGCTCTTCGAAGAGGACATTCTCGGTGACGACCTGGACGCCTGGCTCGCCGAATCCAGCCTCATGAAACGCACCTTCCGCAATTGTGCGGTGATTGCCGGTCTGATCGAACGCCGCCACCCGGGGCAGGAAAAGACGGGCCGCCAGGTCACCGTGTCCTCCGATCTCATCTATGACGTGTTGCGGGCCCATGAACCGGACCACATCCTGCTCAAGGCCACCTGGAACGATGCCGCCGAAGGACTTCTGGATATCTCCCGCCTGGGCGAACTTCTTGCCAGAATTCGCGGACGAATCACGCATACTGGTCTTCCACATGTCTCTCCCCTCGCCGTGCCCATTCTCCTGGAAATCGGGAAGGAACCGGTCTACGGGGAAGCCATCGACACGCTGCTGGCGGATGCGGCGGAAGAACTGATCCTGGAGGCCATGGAATGA
- the pdeM gene encoding ligase-associated DNA damage response endonuclease PdeM, translating into MSALTSHLRKYAAAPVCHDIQINGQLVGLHDSGVLWWPDESILVVADLHLEKGSSFARRGIMLPPYDTGATLEKLAGVIDAFDPACVICLGDSFHDADGSDRLPPTYRAMLTTLQLGREWIWVTGNHDPVAPVRLCGVTVDEVKIGPLTFRHEPVEKVGAPAAIGEVCGHLHPAARVRRFGRSIRRACFVTDNTRLVLPAFGALTGGLNVTNEAYSMIFRRRQFSVFMLGNDRLFPFTASRLVGD; encoded by the coding sequence ATGAGTGCCCTGACATCCCATTTGCGCAAATATGCTGCTGCGCCGGTATGTCATGACATTCAGATCAACGGACAGCTGGTCGGCCTGCATGACAGCGGCGTCCTGTGGTGGCCGGACGAGTCCATCCTCGTGGTCGCCGACCTGCACCTTGAAAAGGGGTCCAGCTTTGCCCGGCGCGGCATCATGCTGCCGCCCTATGACACCGGTGCAACGCTGGAAAAGCTGGCCGGCGTGATCGACGCCTTCGATCCGGCCTGTGTCATCTGCCTCGGCGACAGCTTCCACGATGCCGACGGGTCCGACCGTCTTCCCCCGACCTACCGGGCCATGCTGACAACGCTGCAGCTCGGCCGCGAATGGATCTGGGTGACGGGCAACCACGACCCGGTCGCACCGGTGCGCCTGTGCGGTGTCACCGTCGATGAAGTCAAGATCGGCCCCCTTACCTTCCGCCACGAGCCGGTCGAAAAGGTCGGGGCCCCGGCGGCCATCGGCGAGGTCTGCGGCCATCTGCACCCGGCGGCGCGCGTGCGCCGCTTCGGCCGGTCGATCCGGCGGGCCTGTTTCGTCACCGACAACACCCGTCTTGTCCTGCCCGCCTTCGGTGCGCTCACCGGCGGGCTCAACGTCACCAACGAGGCCTACAGCATGATCTTCCGCCGGCGCCAGTTCTCGGTGTTCATGCTCGGCAACGACCGGCTGTTTCCGTTCACGGCCAGCCGGCTGGTCGGCGACTGA
- a CDS encoding helix-turn-helix transcriptional regulator, whose product MSIAPSPPSPLTLRETASPEVERLLSVVRDLATSEGVTPTPLANVWVMRIGNNVPYHRGRNSGLSVAVAVSGRKIVTLDGRTVVNDSGQVIAMHGDTAYEAVVRASPAEPYIALKLQLPPDLVAGTLVRFAETGQEPPSAENSSLLSSQPLDNALAGPLLRLLECFREPADCHMLAPLHLKEICYRILRSPAFGVLRSLVSGADARLVKALHYIETHADRADLTVAEIASEVAMSPSRFAHGFTALYGQSPMQYRKQVRLERARRYLLSAGSSVAVAAEQAGYASQSHFTRDFKSLFGLAPRQYANAMRSARLASA is encoded by the coding sequence ATGTCGATTGCCCCGTCTCCTCCCAGTCCCTTGACCCTTCGCGAAACAGCGTCACCCGAAGTCGAACGGCTGTTGTCAGTCGTGCGCGATCTCGCCACATCGGAGGGCGTCACACCGACCCCGCTTGCCAATGTCTGGGTGATGAGGATCGGCAACAACGTGCCCTATCACCGGGGCCGCAACAGCGGGCTGTCGGTCGCGGTGGCGGTCTCGGGCCGCAAGATCGTCACGCTGGACGGCAGGACAGTTGTCAATGACAGCGGCCAGGTCATCGCCATGCATGGCGACACGGCCTACGAGGCGGTCGTCCGGGCAAGCCCTGCCGAGCCCTACATCGCCCTGAAGCTGCAGCTGCCACCGGACCTCGTCGCCGGGACCCTGGTCCGTTTCGCGGAAACCGGGCAGGAACCGCCTTCGGCCGAGAACAGCAGCCTGCTCTCCAGCCAACCGCTGGATAATGCCCTTGCGGGCCCCCTGTTGCGGTTGCTGGAGTGCTTCAGGGAGCCGGCGGATTGCCACATGCTGGCACCGCTGCATCTGAAGGAAATCTGCTACCGCATCCTCCGCTCGCCCGCCTTCGGTGTCCTGAGATCGCTGGTGTCCGGGGCGGATGCGCGGCTGGTCAAGGCCCTGCACTACATCGAGACCCACGCGGACCGCGCCGATCTCACCGTCGCGGAGATCGCTTCTGAAGTCGCCATGAGCCCGTCGCGCTTTGCCCACGGCTTCACCGCGCTCTACGGACAATCGCCGATGCAGTATCGCAAGCAGGTCCGGCTGGAGCGTGCCCGGCGCTATCTGCTCTCGGCCGGGTCCAGTGTTGCCGTGGCCGCGGAACAGGCCGGTTATGCCAGCCAGTCGCATTTCACGCGCGACTTCAAGTCTCTCTTCGGGCTGGCCCCGCGCCAGTACGCAAACGCGATGAGATCCGCACGCCTTGCTTCCGCCTGA
- a CDS encoding putative quinol monooxygenase has product MSVKVVVQFKALENRQEDFQVLMRSVSKDLPGVAGCRGVEVLQDREDACRFTLVETWDSVEIHKSHIDGLVADGTWAAISGHLAEDPVSGYFRSL; this is encoded by the coding sequence ATGTCCGTGAAAGTCGTCGTTCAGTTCAAGGCCCTTGAGAACAGGCAGGAGGATTTCCAAGTCCTCATGCGTTCCGTGTCGAAAGACCTGCCGGGTGTCGCCGGATGCCGGGGCGTCGAAGTGCTACAGGACCGCGAGGATGCCTGCCGGTTCACGCTGGTGGAAACCTGGGACAGCGTCGAGATCCACAAGTCCCATATCGACGGCCTCGTCGCCGACGGCACCTGGGCGGCGATCTCCGGTCATCTCGCCGAAGACCCCGTCAGCGGTTATTTCCGGAGCCTCTGA
- a CDS encoding AI-2E family transporter produces MTTEPRSDPSAEEARKPEPSVDARVIDIAIRLGVLGLFAYFSLQLIAPFFLFLLWAVVLTVALYPVYAWLAEKLGGRKVLSAVLVTLVCLAIVIGPVAVLVVSLAETLQGWLHGLSAGALKLPPLPDRLAGLPLVGDKIAAAWSHAATGLADVITKVGPMLVPAGGRILSMLAALSGSVLFFIVSIILSGCLFVPGPSLAKGAKRFADRIIAPRGAEFVDLAGATIRNVSRGVIGVAVIQGLLTGILLIAFSVPLAGVLAFAALFLCIIQIGPALVIIPTIIWAWSSWEVMPALLFTVLMVPVMLVDNVLRPILMSRGLDVPMLVILIGVLGGTIAYGLIGLFLGPVVLAVFYELVIAWVKVGEETKDNAS; encoded by the coding sequence ATGACGACAGAGCCGAGGTCGGATCCATCCGCGGAAGAAGCGCGCAAACCCGAACCTTCCGTCGACGCCAGGGTGATCGACATTGCCATCCGGCTCGGCGTCCTTGGCCTGTTCGCTTATTTCTCGCTGCAGCTGATCGCGCCGTTTTTCCTGTTCCTGCTCTGGGCGGTTGTGCTCACCGTCGCGCTCTACCCGGTCTATGCCTGGCTGGCGGAAAAACTCGGTGGCCGCAAGGTCCTGTCGGCAGTGCTGGTGACACTGGTCTGCCTAGCCATCGTCATCGGCCCGGTCGCGGTTCTGGTGGTCAGTCTGGCGGAGACGCTGCAAGGCTGGCTGCATGGCCTGTCCGCCGGCGCGCTCAAACTGCCGCCCTTGCCGGATCGGCTGGCCGGCTTGCCTCTGGTCGGCGACAAGATCGCCGCCGCCTGGTCCCATGCCGCCACGGGGCTGGCGGATGTCATCACCAAGGTCGGACCGATGCTGGTACCCGCTGGCGGACGTATTCTCTCGATGCTGGCCGCGCTCAGCGGCTCGGTCCTGTTTTTCATCGTCTCGATCATTCTCTCCGGCTGCCTGTTCGTGCCCGGCCCCTCGCTCGCAAAGGGGGCCAAGCGCTTTGCAGACCGGATCATCGCCCCGCGCGGCGCCGAGTTCGTCGATCTGGCAGGCGCCACCATCCGCAACGTTTCACGTGGCGTGATCGGCGTCGCGGTGATCCAGGGCCTGCTGACCGGCATTCTCCTGATCGCCTTCTCGGTGCCGCTGGCGGGCGTCCTGGCCTTCGCGGCGCTGTTCCTGTGCATCATCCAGATCGGGCCGGCGCTGGTCATCATTCCGACCATCATCTGGGCGTGGAGCTCCTGGGAGGTCATGCCCGCGCTCCTCTTCACCGTTCTCATGGTGCCGGTGATGCTGGTCGACAACGTGCTCCGGCCGATCCTGATGTCCCGCGGCCTCGACGTGCCGATGCTGGTCATCCTGATCGGCGTCCTTGGCGGCACCATCGCCTACGGCCTGATCGGCCTTTTCCTGGGACCGGTCGTGCTGGCGGTGTTCTACGAACTGGTGATCGCCTGGGTGAAGGTCGGGGAGGAAACCAAGGACAATGCGTCATAA